In Caldicellulosiruptor obsidiansis OB47, a single window of DNA contains:
- the yycH gene encoding two-component system activity regulator YycH, producing MRKSKVEVIKSIVLSILVILSIYLYYKVYFDYNVEDIVKAIDIYQNSQSDQQLLKKAREILASPKEMYLNISKNVVVRILSNQSQYSQVVSKFIEGIEKSLVKKEFEISQKNISANFFKQRRVLILSYGYEIDFITFVYELTKRNIGNLVQGFKFDRIFIEENGKGTVLYFFNSQEQRAAILRFSPFGFLPLENLIEKDLKLVYSWSDSLGFTEIANKDILIPVEFSDVQFSEIKTRESSYKKELIVRRLFPDTILTRKNILKNGDVVITDERRTLKLKNDGGFVFEYSESAFGEKVDSISDALMFYLKTFYAEEDLRVCRLEFKKEDDFEIYLMTRANGIDVVAGDGEFCAKIEVQGGRLQEISGDLFDILKVRTSQIKVDGIAAIDAIKERKGDIFIEEIDLEYISGGASSYPYWKIKTQSGVVYVETIK from the coding sequence ATGAGGAAAAGTAAGGTAGAAGTTATAAAAAGCATAGTGCTGAGTATACTTGTTATACTCAGCATTTATTTGTATTACAAGGTTTATTTTGACTACAATGTCGAAGACATTGTAAAAGCAATTGATATTTATCAAAATTCTCAGTCAGATCAGCAGCTTCTAAAAAAAGCAAGAGAAATTCTGGCATCTCCTAAGGAGATGTATCTGAACATTTCTAAAAATGTGGTTGTCAGAATACTGAGCAATCAATCTCAATATTCACAGGTGGTTTCAAAGTTCATAGAAGGAATTGAAAAATCGCTTGTAAAAAAAGAGTTTGAAATAAGCCAAAAAAATATTTCTGCCAATTTTTTTAAACAAAGAAGGGTTTTAATTTTAAGCTACGGATATGAGATAGATTTCATTACTTTTGTGTATGAACTGACGAAAAGAAATATTGGTAATCTCGTGCAGGGTTTTAAGTTTGACAGGATTTTCATAGAAGAAAATGGCAAAGGAACAGTTTTGTATTTTTTTAACTCTCAAGAGCAAAGAGCAGCTATATTGAGATTTTCACCGTTTGGCTTTTTACCTTTGGAGAATTTAATTGAGAAGGATCTAAAACTTGTTTATTCATGGTCAGACAGTCTTGGATTTACTGAGATTGCCAATAAAGATATTTTGATTCCAGTTGAATTTTCAGATGTCCAATTTTCTGAGATAAAGACAAGGGAGAGTAGCTACAAAAAAGAGCTGATTGTGCGGCGGCTTTTCCCGGATACAATCTTGACAAGGAAAAATATCTTGAAAAACGGTGATGTGGTAATAACAGATGAAAGAAGAACTCTGAAGCTTAAAAATGATGGGGGCTTTGTTTTTGAATACTCGGAAAGTGCCTTTGGCGAAAAGGTTGACTCTATTTCTGATGCGCTGATGTTCTACCTGAAAACATTTTACGCAGAAGAAGATTTGAGAGTTTGTAGGCTTGAGTTCAAAAAAGAAGATGACTTTGAAATATATCTTATGACAAGGGCAAATGGAATTGATGTGGTTGCAGGAGATGGGGAATTTTGTGCTAAGATAGAAGTGCAAGGTGGAAGACTGCAAGAAATTTCGGGAGATCTTTTTGACATCCTCAAGGTGAGAACCTCTCAGATAAAGGTTGACGGTATTGCAGCAATTGACGCTATAAAGGAAAGAAAAGGAGATATTTTTATAGAGGAGATAGACCTTGAATATATTTCGGGTGGAGCAAGCTCATACCCTTACTGGAAAATAAAAACCCAGAGCGGGGTTGTATATGTTGAAACAATAAAATAA
- a CDS encoding response regulator, whose product MSKAHILVVDDEKPIVDIIKFNLEKEGYKVTTSYDGEDALNRIKSGNFDMVLLDVMLPKIDGFSVCKKVREFSDVPIIMITAKADEVDKVLGLELGADDYITKPFGIRELIARIRANLRRTAQSSAQDGKVLKAGALTLNPETFEVKKNGKIIELTVREYELLKFLMSQKGQVFSREELLEKVWDYEYYGDVRTVDVTVRRLREKIEDNPSEPTFILTKRGIGYYFNPNI is encoded by the coding sequence ATGTCGAAAGCACATATCCTTGTTGTTGATGATGAAAAGCCAATTGTTGATATAATAAAGTTCAATTTAGAAAAGGAAGGGTATAAAGTGACAACATCGTACGATGGTGAGGATGCTTTAAATAGAATAAAAAGTGGAAACTTCGACATGGTTCTTTTGGATGTAATGCTTCCTAAGATTGATGGGTTTTCTGTATGTAAGAAGGTTCGTGAGTTTTCGGATGTTCCCATTATAATGATAACAGCAAAGGCTGATGAGGTTGACAAAGTTTTGGGGCTGGAGCTTGGGGCGGATGATTACATAACAAAACCGTTTGGCATAAGAGAGCTTATTGCAAGGATTAGGGCAAACTTGAGAAGGACAGCTCAAAGTTCAGCGCAAGATGGTAAGGTGTTAAAAGCAGGGGCTTTGACTTTGAATCCTGAGACGTTTGAGGTGAAAAAAAATGGCAAAATTATTGAACTTACCGTGAGAGAATATGAGCTTTTGAAGTTTTTGATGTCACAAAAAGGTCAGGTGTTTTCAAGAGAAGAACTTTTAGAAAAGGTTTGGGACTATGAATACTACGGAGATGTTAGAACTGTGGATGTTACTGTGAGAAGACTGAGAGAAAAGATTGAAGACAACCCATCTGAACCCACTTTTATTTTGACAAAGAGGGGAATAGGATACTACTTCAATCCGAACATATAA
- a CDS encoding S-layer homology domain-containing protein: MHSFRKGIAVIAVFAFVFNFIFPIAAVQAAFKDINSNYWAKDLIEKWGNTYQVVKGYSDGTFKPSQYISRAEFAKLLANVIREISIDAGINFKDVKKTDWYYSALNSLSRYITGYNDQTFKPNKNITREEAAVICARVFGIDQINDNNVLSAFKDADEISSWSRNYVAALVQKNYIKGYPDNTFKPKKFITRAEALSILDNIIGLLLYKEGYYTSKEVKGNLVINKSGVRINGFSVNGNVIIAEGVGKGSVKIENSNINGSIIIRGGGEHSVTLENVKAQKVKVDNIQAATRVIVSGNSNIEKVEVKENAIIENLSKLPIKSIVISSNESSSISVSIKGNAERVEIISARAEVNITQGNINKVIIQNQANLKVETNSKIQELTVNSQNVNILSQGMIEKIQVNEERVYVNNNEVTKGQIVTVIDGKTEKIQNQQQTSSQSNTSSTSSQTTSNNTASLSEGGSQGSVGSIGSTTSSSSGQTGGTSSGTTGSLPSGSTGVSSSGIVALVSVDKETITVGQDNTVSVTVKDAQGNPLAGKLVTIEGKSSYTNSNGVATISLNVFESKELIINVDGKNYGGLLYAIKPTEGVIKLKLKTATDIYENQFNVKVVGRSSQFSQTYQVNTTELGVIVPVGNDYKILAWKYAAEKGLIYALLEEVNVVSGMNRIVVDTTTSEFVNATISFSYENKALTDYEFSVANSTYSDVFTTDDVKVNLQNSQINIIANKGTYTIKVAKEINGEKLYFVRTCQLNTSGATLQFAFTSLKKLTFTFNGLFNLTSVAESVYVKLNNQRYQLSDDLSVYLPKGTYTLDEVVVNVYDANNSHLRYTFAVDKNNSPLSIDLTSSNEEVTKEIDFNINESESNFIVCNVNDEKITSLKARSVAVLYENVKTVSGYNLDVVVNDVYSNFLGFEIPYGTNISLQDGAQLRPLSVLATKILENNVCATLFYTPSEIADGNYTLVVQKDLGPLYENRVLAESYSFEINSNGDASGYAEQTSNESEIVEKVSYKIDSTADDVMFISVPTNLQIADYNQLCQNIFMNLMRNYPLALDYGVSDVIGVRFFTGEVEDVMMFIIPYIYEKQERIARRQAVFQKAQEIVQTVIDRTYNEYDKALALHDYLILHTRYDMESYLNRSGPFDIHTAYGALINGLAVCDGYAKAMYVLLNTAGIETIVVYGEAGDVASKVGHAWNMVKLDGDWYQLDVTWDDRDSLGGVEIDYSYFNVTDDDISSDHWWDKSLYPTCTSTNYRYGNYYKAEIVPEVVYYNLPNTVQIVVKDYKGNPQPERLITVTYYDLTTQSDEVAFVGYTDQEGKVVFDVTPDEFTSYKIYVTPRMEPKGYIDVVEKLKPVTIKFNINGTTVTQFGLVRNGKELFYTNDGQIPVDMSIYFDNNITLFGEGFVVKRSLSVDGYDPEEVTVFNDIYYDASVQLHVYDGTTDIVGASVYIVDKDTYKELFVGTTDTAGRLPLIITKGEYVAKIVYGDGDEDFKNYAYAKLNAFEDSQIDLDLAKFSTVQFIPHFTEGGLHLNDRLYIGFETSASYAKIATFIGKRREAKFAPGDYGYVWVFAHNPYYDDPRSLGYKPTEKLVIPAEPQIITYDLGIDASKIAIKSIYKFNPETWKFEPTTLDSVYQGDVLKLDIYIPTYSHYIIGETGICMEMTYDNQPSISFISSDIPYPISAVIKTQDLSENNIEVFFPGFDERTDTWSIILAGVNGDLNSTLIINLPFVPYDGNYTLQSPIKVYQAQSSSSGGSPRRTFIKMLQLKNNFKQINPVKK, from the coding sequence ATGCATTCTTTTCGCAAAGGGATTGCGGTAATAGCGGTTTTTGCTTTTGTGTTTAATTTTATCTTCCCAATTGCAGCTGTTCAAGCTGCATTTAAAGATATAAACTCAAACTATTGGGCAAAAGACCTTATCGAAAAATGGGGCAATACATACCAGGTTGTAAAAGGATATTCTGATGGTACTTTTAAACCTTCTCAGTATATAAGCAGAGCTGAGTTTGCTAAGCTTTTAGCAAATGTCATAAGAGAAATTTCTATAGATGCTGGGATAAATTTTAAGGATGTAAAAAAGACAGATTGGTATTATTCAGCTTTGAATTCATTGTCAAGATACATAACTGGATACAATGACCAAACATTCAAACCTAACAAAAATATAACAAGAGAAGAGGCAGCTGTCATATGTGCCAGAGTATTTGGAATTGACCAGATCAATGACAACAATGTGCTTTCTGCTTTTAAAGATGCAGATGAGATCTCTTCATGGTCAAGAAATTATGTAGCTGCGCTTGTACAGAAAAATTATATAAAAGGATACCCAGATAACACATTTAAACCCAAAAAGTTTATAACTCGTGCAGAGGCATTGAGTATCTTAGACAATATCATAGGTTTACTTTTATATAAAGAGGGATATTACACTTCAAAGGAAGTAAAAGGCAATCTTGTTATCAACAAGTCTGGTGTAAGAATAAATGGCTTTTCAGTAAACGGAAATGTAATTATTGCGGAAGGTGTGGGTAAGGGAAGTGTAAAGATTGAGAATTCCAATATTAATGGCAGCATTATAATTCGCGGTGGTGGTGAACACAGTGTAACTTTAGAAAATGTAAAAGCACAAAAGGTAAAAGTTGACAATATTCAAGCGGCTACGAGAGTTATAGTTTCAGGAAATTCTAATATTGAAAAAGTAGAAGTAAAAGAAAATGCAATAATAGAGAATTTATCGAAGTTACCAATAAAAAGCATTGTGATTAGTTCAAATGAATCTTCAAGTATTTCTGTTTCTATAAAAGGAAATGCAGAGAGGGTTGAAATTATTTCGGCAAGGGCAGAAGTTAATATAACTCAAGGGAATATAAATAAGGTTATAATTCAAAACCAAGCAAATTTGAAAGTTGAAACAAACTCGAAAATACAGGAGCTGACTGTAAATTCGCAGAATGTGAATATACTATCCCAGGGCATGATCGAAAAAATACAAGTAAATGAAGAGAGGGTATATGTAAATAATAATGAGGTCACAAAAGGACAAATAGTTACAGTAATAGATGGTAAAACAGAAAAAATCCAAAATCAGCAGCAAACTTCAAGTCAGAGTAATACGAGCAGTACCAGTTCCCAAACAACATCAAATAACACAGCTTCACTTTCAGAGGGAGGCAGCCAGGGTTCTGTTGGAAGTATAGGAAGCACAACATCGTCCAGTTCTGGACAAACAGGAGGGACATCTTCTGGCACAACAGGCAGTTTGCCATCAGGTTCAACAGGTGTGTCAAGCTCAGGAATTGTAGCTTTGGTTTCTGTTGACAAGGAAACAATTACAGTAGGTCAGGACAATACTGTCAGTGTTACAGTTAAAGATGCTCAGGGCAATCCTCTTGCTGGCAAATTGGTAACGATAGAGGGTAAAAGTAGCTATACAAATTCAAATGGTGTTGCAACAATTTCACTGAATGTTTTTGAGAGTAAAGAATTAATTATAAATGTGGATGGAAAAAACTATGGTGGACTTTTGTATGCAATCAAGCCAACAGAAGGTGTTATAAAACTTAAGTTAAAGACAGCTACTGATATTTATGAAAACCAGTTTAATGTAAAAGTGGTAGGGCGCTCTTCGCAGTTTAGCCAAACATATCAGGTAAACACAACTGAATTAGGCGTAATTGTGCCAGTAGGAAATGATTATAAAATCTTGGCATGGAAGTATGCTGCTGAGAAGGGGCTTATTTATGCGTTGCTTGAAGAAGTAAATGTGGTAAGCGGAATGAACAGAATTGTTGTAGACACAACAACGTCTGAGTTTGTAAATGCTACTATAAGCTTCTCTTATGAAAACAAAGCGTTGACAGATTATGAGTTTTCAGTGGCAAATAGTACTTACAGTGATGTTTTTACAACCGATGATGTAAAAGTAAATCTCCAGAACAGCCAGATAAATATAATTGCAAACAAAGGAACGTATACAATTAAGGTTGCAAAGGAGATAAATGGCGAAAAATTATATTTTGTAAGAACATGCCAGCTAAATACATCAGGTGCAACTTTACAATTTGCATTTACCTCGCTTAAAAAGTTAACATTTACATTTAATGGATTATTCAATTTAACCTCAGTTGCAGAAAGTGTGTATGTAAAGCTGAACAACCAAAGATATCAGTTGTCTGATGATTTGAGCGTTTATCTACCTAAAGGGACATATACCTTAGATGAGGTTGTGGTAAATGTTTATGATGCTAATAATTCACATTTAAGATACACTTTTGCTGTAGATAAAAATAACTCTCCTTTATCAATTGATCTTACTTCGTCCAATGAAGAAGTGACAAAAGAAATAGATTTTAATATAAACGAAAGCGAAAGCAACTTTATTGTTTGTAACGTAAATGATGAAAAAATAACAAGTTTAAAAGCAAGATCTGTCGCTGTTTTGTACGAAAATGTAAAAACGGTTAGTGGTTACAATTTAGATGTTGTAGTAAATGATGTATATTCTAATTTCCTTGGATTTGAGATACCGTACGGGACAAACATATCACTGCAGGATGGTGCGCAGCTACGTCCTCTTAGTGTATTGGCAACAAAGATATTGGAAAATAATGTTTGTGCAACTTTGTTCTATACACCAAGTGAGATAGCAGACGGCAATTATACATTAGTAGTTCAAAAAGATTTAGGACCACTTTATGAAAACCGCGTTTTAGCAGAAAGTTATTCATTTGAAATTAACTCAAATGGCGATGCTTCAGGGTATGCGGAGCAGACTTCTAATGAATCAGAAATAGTTGAAAAGGTTTCATACAAAATCGACTCAACAGCGGATGATGTAATGTTTATAAGTGTGCCTACAAACCTGCAAATAGCTGACTATAACCAGTTGTGTCAGAATATTTTTATGAATTTAATGAGAAATTACCCGCTTGCACTGGATTATGGAGTAAGTGATGTAATTGGTGTAAGATTCTTCACAGGCGAAGTTGAAGACGTTATGATGTTTATAATTCCTTATATCTACGAAAAACAAGAAAGAATTGCAAGAAGACAAGCTGTTTTTCAAAAAGCTCAAGAAATAGTTCAAACTGTAATAGACCGGACTTATAATGAATATGACAAAGCTTTGGCTTTACATGACTATTTGATACTTCATACAAGATATGACATGGAAAGCTACCTTAACCGAAGTGGACCATTTGATATTCACACCGCATATGGAGCGCTGATAAATGGGTTAGCAGTGTGCGATGGTTATGCAAAAGCAATGTATGTACTTTTGAACACTGCAGGGATAGAAACAATTGTTGTCTACGGGGAAGCAGGAGATGTGGCAAGCAAAGTTGGGCATGCGTGGAATATGGTAAAGCTTGATGGAGATTGGTACCAGCTTGATGTAACGTGGGATGATAGGGATAGTCTTGGAGGAGTGGAGATTGATTACAGCTACTTCAACGTAACAGATGACGATATTAGCTCTGATCACTGGTGGGACAAAAGCTTGTATCCAACATGTACATCAACTAACTATAGATATGGAAATTACTATAAAGCAGAAATAGTACCAGAAGTTGTTTATTATAATTTGCCAAACACTGTACAGATTGTTGTTAAAGACTACAAGGGAAATCCACAACCAGAAAGGCTTATTACAGTAACTTACTATGATCTTACCACTCAATCTGATGAAGTTGCATTTGTAGGATATACTGACCAGGAAGGAAAAGTTGTATTTGATGTTACACCTGATGAGTTTACCAGTTATAAAATTTACGTAACACCAAGAATGGAACCAAAGGGCTATATCGATGTTGTTGAGAAATTAAAACCGGTCACAATAAAATTTAACATAAATGGAACGACAGTAACTCAATTTGGTTTAGTTAGAAACGGAAAGGAGCTTTTCTATACTAATGATGGACAAATTCCTGTTGATATGAGCATATATTTTGATAACAATATAACACTATTTGGAGAAGGTTTTGTAGTAAAAAGAAGCTTGAGCGTTGATGGTTATGACCCGGAAGAAGTTACTGTTTTCAATGATATATATTACGACGCATCTGTACAACTGCATGTATATGATGGCACGACTGACATTGTGGGTGCAAGTGTTTATATTGTAGACAAAGATACTTACAAGGAGTTATTTGTTGGAACTACAGATACAGCTGGCAGGTTGCCTCTAATTATTACTAAAGGAGAATATGTTGCAAAGATTGTGTATGGAGACGGAGATGAAGACTTCAAAAACTATGCATATGCAAAATTAAATGCCTTCGAAGATTCCCAAATAGATCTTGATTTAGCTAAGTTCAGCACTGTTCAATTTATACCTCACTTTACTGAGGGTGGATTGCACTTAAATGATAGACTCTACATTGGATTTGAAACATCTGCATCTTATGCCAAGATTGCAACTTTTATAGGCAAAAGACGTGAAGCCAAATTTGCCCCTGGTGATTATGGGTACGTTTGGGTTTTTGCACACAATCCTTACTATGATGACCCAAGGTCATTGGGATACAAGCCAACAGAAAAGCTAGTAATTCCAGCTGAGCCGCAGATTATAACTTATGACCTTGGCATTGATGCAAGCAAAATTGCAATAAAAAGTATTTATAAGTTCAATCCAGAAACTTGGAAGTTTGAGCCAACCACATTAGATAGTGTTTACCAGGGCGATGTGTTGAAATTGGACATTTATATTCCAACTTACAGTCACTACATCATAGGTGAAACTGGCATATGCATGGAGATGACATATGATAATCAACCAAGTATATCCTTTATATCTTCTGATATACCTTATCCAATTAGTGCTGTAATAAAAACACAGGATTTAAGTGAAAATAATATTGAAGTATTTTTCCCAGGTTTTGATGAAAGGACAGATACATGGAGTATCATCTTGGCAGGTGTGAATGGTGATTTGAATTCCACGCTGATTATAAATCTTCCGTTTGTGCCGTACGATGGAAATTACACATTGCAATCTCCGATTAAAGTATATCAGGCTCAAAGTTCTTCGAGCGGTGGTTCACCAAGAAGAACATTTATAAAGATGCTGCAGTTAAAAAATAATTTCAAGCAGATAAATCCCGTGAAAAAGTAA
- a CDS encoding ATP-binding protein: MTRSIESRLILVFGLLILMVMFISSFFIIDRTKNYFYEDVQKKIEFMVSSSLIRLLEDKNLTQERIQTIVDQSMKESQYGFMIQKLIVTDSRGKVVASFPRMDISFFPSDEILTSLAGYKVVKREVEDQAMVFAFPIKSGRSVERALYLEVSVQNILATVTDIKNILLMAYIVAMLFSLFIGLLFAKTLSNPLRKLTKQALEMAEGNLDVKIEVSSQDEIGKLASAFRTMATNVKKYISELEFEKQKLERILQNMSDGVLAVNSKNEIIHINESAKKFLKGDVKKFLEYIQNEENRSVTQHIYEVDGWTLEVSTAAFIDSYHGNGTIFILHDITQQAKLDQMRKQFVADVSHELRTPITTIKTYSETLLDVDDETVKREFLSVIIKECDRMTRLITDLLYLSRLDSGENILKIEEVNVSELVRFVCEKMRIHAKKKNQKLLCSAEENVVIEADRDRLEQVLINLINNAVVYVQEGGQIEVGLKKDGSYVKITVDDNGPGIPEDDLPRIFERFYRVDKARSRSLGGSGLGLSIADEIVKAHGGKIQVESRVGVGTKFTVILPVKNTV, from the coding sequence ATGACAAGAAGCATAGAAAGCAGGCTCATACTTGTTTTTGGGCTTTTAATTTTGATGGTTATGTTTATATCAAGTTTTTTTATCATAGACAGGACAAAAAATTACTTTTATGAAGATGTCCAGAAAAAGATTGAGTTTATGGTAAGCTCATCACTCATCAGGCTTTTAGAGGATAAAAACCTGACACAGGAAAGAATTCAAACCATTGTTGATCAGTCGATGAAAGAAAGTCAGTACGGGTTCATGATTCAAAAACTCATTGTGACAGATAGCAGAGGTAAGGTTGTGGCATCTTTCCCAAGGATGGATATTAGCTTTTTCCCGTCAGATGAGATTTTGACAAGCCTTGCGGGCTACAAGGTTGTAAAGAGGGAAGTAGAGGACCAGGCGATGGTTTTTGCATTCCCTATAAAAAGTGGCAGGTCGGTGGAAAGAGCACTGTATTTGGAGGTGTCTGTTCAGAATATTCTTGCCACAGTAACTGATATCAAAAATATTTTGCTTATGGCTTACATTGTTGCGATGCTTTTTTCACTTTTTATAGGACTTTTGTTTGCTAAAACTCTTTCAAACCCGCTCAGAAAACTTACCAAACAAGCCCTTGAAATGGCAGAGGGAAATCTTGATGTGAAGATTGAAGTTTCCAGCCAGGATGAAATTGGCAAGCTTGCAAGCGCTTTTAGGACAATGGCGACGAACGTAAAAAAATATATATCAGAGCTTGAATTTGAAAAGCAAAAGCTTGAAAGAATACTTCAGAACATGTCAGATGGAGTTTTGGCTGTGAATTCTAAAAATGAAATTATTCATATAAACGAGAGTGCAAAAAAGTTTTTGAAAGGCGATGTTAAAAAGTTCTTGGAATATATACAAAATGAGGAAAATAGGTCAGTTACACAGCACATATATGAAGTTGATGGATGGACGCTTGAGGTTAGCACGGCAGCCTTTATAGATTCTTATCATGGAAATGGTACAATATTTATCCTTCACGACATAACACAGCAAGCAAAACTTGACCAAATGCGAAAACAGTTTGTTGCAGATGTATCTCATGAACTTAGAACTCCGATCACAACTATCAAAACATATTCTGAAACTCTTCTGGATGTTGATGATGAGACTGTGAAAAGAGAGTTTTTAAGTGTTATCATAAAAGAGTGTGATAGAATGACAAGGCTTATTACTGACCTTTTATATCTTTCGCGACTTGACAGTGGCGAGAATATTTTGAAAATAGAAGAGGTAAATGTTAGTGAACTTGTTAGGTTTGTATGTGAAAAGATGAGGATTCATGCAAAAAAGAAAAATCAAAAACTTTTATGCAGCGCAGAGGAAAACGTGGTGATTGAGGCTGACAGAGACAGGCTTGAACAGGTGCTAATTAACCTTATAAACAACGCTGTTGTCTATGTCCAGGAAGGCGGGCAGATTGAAGTCGGGCTCAAAAAAGATGGCAGTTATGTAAAAATAACTGTAGATGACAATGGTCCAGGAATTCCTGAAGATGATCTTCCGCGCATCTTTGAAAGGTTTTACAGGGTTGACAAGGCAAGGTCGCGAAGCCTTGGTGGGAGTGGACTTGGGCTTTCTATAGCAGATGAGATTGTAAAAGCACATGGTGGAAAGATTCAGGTTGAAAGCAGGGTTGGTGTTGGAACTAAATTTACGGTTATTCTTCCTGTGAAAAATACTGTTTAA
- a CDS encoding CTP synthase translates to MEKQVKYIFVTGGVVSGLGKGITAASIGRLLKARGLKVTMQKFDPYINVDPGTMSPYQHGEVFVTDDGAETDLDLGHYERFIDENLTKNSNVTTGKIYWSVIQRERRGDFLGGTVQVIPHITNEIKERIYRLGKSNSTDVVITEIGGTVGDIESLPFLEAIRQVATDIGKENVLYVHVTLVPYLSKSGELKTKPTQHSVKELRSIGIQPDIIVCRTEKPLSQDLKAKIALFCNLKPEYVIQNIDAESLYEVPLMLEKEGLGEIICEKLGFVCTKPDLSDWIEIVEKEKNLKKNVKIALVGKYVELHDAYLSVAEALKHAGIANDSHVEILWINAEEVTYENAHEKLKSADGILVPGGFGDRGIEGKIAAIRYARENKIPFFGICLGMQCAVIEFARNVLGLEGANSTEFDETTPYPVIDIMPEQKDIFTKGGTMRLGLYPCKLEEGTLAHRIYNDELVYERHRHRYEFNNEFKERFKQAGMVFSGVSPDRRLVEIIELKDHPWFLGVQFHPEFKSRPQRPHPIFTDFIRASLEHKAKKGGYEDF, encoded by the coding sequence ATGGAGAAACAGGTCAAATACATCTTTGTTACAGGCGGGGTTGTGTCCGGGCTTGGCAAAGGGATCACAGCAGCGTCAATTGGCAGGCTTTTAAAAGCGCGCGGTTTAAAAGTCACTATGCAGAAATTTGACCCGTATATAAACGTTGACCCCGGTACAATGAGCCCTTACCAGCACGGTGAGGTTTTTGTAACAGATGATGGTGCTGAGACAGATTTAGACCTTGGGCACTATGAAAGGTTCATCGATGAGAACCTCACTAAAAACAGCAATGTAACAACAGGTAAGATTTACTGGTCAGTGATTCAGAGAGAGCGCCGTGGTGATTTTTTGGGTGGAACTGTTCAGGTAATCCCTCACATTACAAATGAGATAAAAGAGAGAATCTACAGGCTTGGAAAGAGCAACTCAACAGATGTTGTCATAACTGAAATTGGTGGAACTGTTGGCGATATTGAAAGTCTTCCGTTTTTAGAGGCTATAAGACAGGTTGCAACAGACATTGGGAAAGAAAATGTTTTATATGTTCATGTAACCCTTGTTCCCTACCTGTCAAAGTCTGGAGAGCTTAAGACAAAACCCACACAGCATTCTGTAAAAGAGCTAAGGTCAATAGGAATTCAGCCTGATATTATTGTTTGTAGAACAGAAAAACCACTTTCACAAGACCTCAAAGCCAAAATTGCACTGTTTTGCAATTTAAAACCTGAATATGTTATACAAAACATTGATGCAGAAAGTTTATATGAAGTGCCTCTCATGCTTGAAAAAGAAGGACTTGGCGAAATCATATGTGAAAAGCTTGGATTTGTCTGCACAAAGCCAGACCTCTCTGATTGGATAGAAATAGTTGAAAAAGAAAAAAATCTCAAAAAGAATGTGAAGATTGCGCTTGTAGGAAAGTATGTTGAGCTTCATGATGCATATCTTTCTGTTGCAGAGGCGTTAAAACATGCAGGGATTGCAAACGACAGTCATGTTGAGATCCTGTGGATAAACGCAGAGGAAGTTACTTATGAAAATGCACACGAAAAACTCAAAAGTGCAGATGGCATTTTAGTGCCGGGCGGATTTGGTGACAGAGGTATTGAAGGCAAGATTGCAGCTATAAGGTATGCGAGAGAAAACAAAATACCGTTTTTTGGAATATGTTTGGGAATGCAGTGTGCAGTGATTGAGTTTGCAAGGAATGTGCTTGGGTTAGAAGGTGCAAACTCAACAGAGTTTGATGAAACAACACCATATCCTGTGATTGATATAATGCCAGAGCAAAAGGACATATTCACAAAAGGCGGTACTATGAGACTTGGGCTTTACCCGTGCAAGCTTGAAGAAGGCACTCTTGCCCACAGAATTTACAACGATGAGCTTGTGTATGAAAGGCACAGACACAGGTATGAATTTAATAATGAATTCAAGGAAAGGTTCAAACAAGCCGGCATGGTATTTTCAGGAGTATCGCCAGACAGAAGACTTGTCGAGATAATTGAACTGAAAGACCATCCATGGTTTTTGGGTGTGCAATTTCATCCCGAGTTCAAATCGCGCCCGCAAAGACCACACCCAATCTTTACAGATTTTATAAGAGCATCTCTTGAGCACAAGGCGAAAAAAGGGGGGTATGAAGACTTTTAA